Proteins found in one Gammaproteobacteria bacterium genomic segment:
- the ubiA gene encoding 4-hydroxybenzoate octaprenyltransferase — protein sequence MNTKLILYVRLMRLDKPVGILLLLWPTLWALWIAADGMPDLLVLLVFAAGVVLMRSAGCVINDFADRKIDPHVQRTRQRPLATGEVSVREALILFSGLCITAFLLVLLMNTLTILLSLGAVVLATIYPFMKRYTHLPQIVLGAAFAWAIPMAFAAQTGEVRAEAWLLFVSAVCWTVAYDTMYAMVDREDDLKIGVKSTAILFGQSDRLMIAIFQILMLIGLLLLGLCNEFGVWYFSGLLAALALSIYQQVLIAQREPARCFQAFLNNHWLGLVVFIGIVFG from the coding sequence ATGAATACGAAATTAATCTTATATGTACGCCTGATGCGGTTAGATAAACCGGTTGGTATTCTGTTGTTGTTATGGCCGACCCTGTGGGCATTATGGATTGCTGCTGATGGGATGCCTGACTTGTTGGTGCTGTTGGTGTTTGCTGCGGGTGTGGTATTGATGCGTTCGGCGGGTTGTGTGATTAATGATTTTGCTGATCGCAAAATTGATCCCCATGTGCAACGTACCCGGCAACGCCCCCTGGCAACGGGCGAGGTGTCTGTGCGAGAGGCATTGATCCTGTTTTCCGGTTTGTGTATCACGGCATTTCTACTGGTTCTTTTGATGAACACCCTGACTATTTTATTGTCGTTGGGGGCAGTGGTGCTGGCGACGATTTACCCCTTTATGAAACGCTATACTCATCTACCTCAGATTGTTTTAGGTGCGGCATTTGCCTGGGCGATTCCGATGGCGTTTGCGGCGCAGACGGGTGAGGTTCGGGCTGAGGCGTGGTTATTATTTGTTAGTGCGGTTTGCTGGACGGTTGCCTATGACACGATGTATGCGATGGTGGATCGTGAAGATGATCTAAAGATCGGGGTGAAATCAACGGCGATATTATTTGGCCAGTCGGATCGTCTGATGATTGCGATATTTCAGATCTTGATGTTGATAGGTTTGTTATTACTGGGTCTGTGTAATGAGTTCGGTGTGTGGTATTTTTCGGGGCTGTTGGCAGCGCTTGCCTTGTCCATTTATCAGCAGGTGTTGATTGCACAGCGAGAACCGGCAAGGTGTTTTCAGGCGTTTCTGAATAATCACTGGTTGGGTCTGGTGGTGTTTATTGGTATTGTTTTCGGGTAG
- a CDS encoding ComF family protein yields the protein MVYNWTNKLLSILYPYTCILCSAPGYQDTDLCKPCWDELPKIAQACPQCANPINSAGLCGRCQQHPPHFQYTHASLLYRYPVDYMIQQLKFSGKLAMARVLGNIMAQQLQNKETLPQQLIPVPLHPSRMQERGFNQSYEIAKVVGQQLDIPVNDHACIRSRDTHAQSLLKLDARKHNIKGAFGINRNNIADHVAIIDDVMTSGHTLNELAHRLSNAGVSRIEAWVCARAHAHA from the coding sequence ATGGTTTACAACTGGACAAATAAATTACTTAGCATCCTCTACCCCTACACCTGCATCCTATGCTCCGCACCCGGCTATCAGGACACCGATCTATGCAAACCCTGCTGGGATGAACTACCCAAAATAGCCCAGGCTTGCCCGCAATGCGCCAACCCGATCAATAGCGCAGGACTATGTGGACGATGCCAGCAACACCCCCCTCATTTCCAATATACCCACGCCAGCCTGCTCTATCGTTATCCCGTAGATTACATGATCCAGCAACTCAAGTTCTCCGGCAAACTCGCCATGGCTCGCGTACTGGGCAATATCATGGCACAGCAACTCCAGAACAAAGAGACGCTACCACAACAACTTATCCCGGTACCCCTGCACCCATCAAGAATGCAAGAACGCGGCTTCAATCAGTCATACGAGATTGCCAAAGTGGTTGGACAACAACTGGATATCCCGGTCAATGACCACGCCTGTATCCGTAGCCGGGATACCCATGCCCAGTCATTACTGAAACTAGATGCCCGTAAACACAATATCAAAGGAGCCTTCGGGATTAATAGAAATAATATTGCTGATCATGTTGCCATTATTGATGATGTCATGACCAGTGGTCACACCCTCAATGAACTGGCACATAGATTAAGTAATGCAGGCGTTAGCAGAATCGAGGCCTGGGTCTGCGCCCGCGCCCATGCCCATGCCTGA
- the bioB gene encoding biotin synthase BioB yields MQVLKSVDDVLRHDWAVEEIEALFELPFNDLLYQAHVVHRQNFDVNEIQMSALLSIKTGACPEDCSYCPQSAHHHKDTELEVERLMVVDKVLEAARQAKDNGASRFCMGAAWRNPKEKDFVQVLAMVEGVKALGMEACATLGMLDADQAQRLQDVGLDYYNHNLDTSPEFYGEVITTRTYQDRLDTLEHVRDAGMRVCAGGIIGMGEGRKDRAGLLQALANMERHPESVPINNLVQVEGTPLVGVDKTDPLEFIRMIAVARILMPRSHVRLSAGRHEMSDEMQAMCFFAGANSIFYGERLLTTDNAAATDDRALLDRLGMRVQQGSAVVSPAAEGDFWGKACTDHSH; encoded by the coding sequence ATACAGGTACTAAAATCGGTGGATGATGTGTTACGCCATGACTGGGCGGTTGAGGAGATTGAGGCGTTATTTGAACTCCCGTTTAATGATCTCCTGTATCAGGCGCATGTGGTTCATCGGCAGAATTTTGATGTTAATGAGATACAGATGAGTGCCTTGTTGAGTATCAAGACCGGGGCGTGTCCGGAGGATTGTTCGTATTGTCCCCAGAGTGCGCATCACCATAAAGACACTGAACTTGAGGTGGAGCGGTTGATGGTGGTGGATAAGGTGCTGGAGGCGGCGCGTCAGGCGAAGGATAATGGTGCTAGTCGTTTTTGTATGGGGGCGGCCTGGCGTAATCCGAAGGAGAAGGATTTCGTGCAGGTGCTGGCGATGGTCGAGGGCGTTAAAGCACTGGGTATGGAAGCCTGTGCCACCCTCGGTATGCTGGATGCGGATCAGGCACAACGTCTGCAGGATGTCGGGCTGGATTACTATAATCATAATCTGGATACCTCGCCGGAATTTTATGGGGAAGTGATTACCACGCGTACCTATCAGGATCGTCTGGATACCCTGGAGCATGTCCGTGATGCGGGTATGCGTGTCTGTGCCGGTGGCATTATTGGTATGGGTGAGGGGCGCAAGGATCGGGCGGGTCTATTACAGGCGCTGGCTAATATGGAGCGTCACCCGGAGAGTGTGCCGATTAATAATCTGGTGCAGGTTGAGGGTACACCTCTGGTGGGGGTCGACAAGACCGATCCGCTGGAATTTATTCGTATGATTGCGGTGGCACGAATTCTGATGCCGCGTTCGCATGTGCGTTTGTCGGCAGGGCGGCATGAGATGTCGGATGAGATGCAGGCGATGTGTTTCTTTGCCGGTGCTAATTCGATTTTTTATGGAGAGCGTCTGTTGACCACGGATAATGCTGCGGCTACGGATGATAGGGCCTTACTGGATCGTTTAGGTATGCGTGTACAACAGGGTTCGGCGGTGGTTTCGCCGGCGGCTGAGGGGGATTTCTGGGGCAAGGCTTGTACCGATCATAGTCATTAA
- the bioF gene encoding 8-amino-7-oxononanoate synthase, with the protein MKDLSIDLQQRREAALYRRRRVVETPCAVEMRVDGRDCLSFCSNDYLGLANHPDLIAALKKGADQWGVGSGSAHLVVGHSAAHHALEEELAAFVGRERVLLFSTGYMANLAITSALAGRSTRLFQDRLNHASLLDAARISGSRLIRYRHGDMADLDKRMQDADAEDACVLSDGVFSMDGDLAPLPEMVRIAAAHQADVMVDDAHAIGVLGATGAGTLEHYGLDDKQVPILMATLGKAFGVAGAFVAGSEALIETLIQQARSYIYTTAMPAAMAEATRVSLRKVQQDQWRREQLAELVAYFRQGAAQRGLSLMTSMTPIQPLLLGSSERALAWSDALLDQGILVPAIRPPTVAEGQARLRLTFSASHQMTQVERLLDALEKISLAEGAA; encoded by the coding sequence ATGAAAGATCTTTCCATTGATTTGCAACAACGCCGGGAGGCGGCTTTGTATCGTCGCCGTCGGGTGGTTGAAACCCCTTGTGCGGTTGAGATGCGGGTGGATGGCAGGGACTGCCTGAGTTTTTGTAGTAATGATTACCTGGGTCTGGCAAATCATCCTGATTTGATTGCGGCCTTGAAAAAGGGTGCGGATCAGTGGGGTGTGGGTAGTGGTTCGGCCCATCTGGTGGTAGGACATAGTGCGGCACATCATGCCCTGGAAGAGGAACTGGCGGCCTTTGTTGGACGTGAGCGGGTGCTGTTATTTTCTACCGGCTATATGGCGAACTTGGCGATTACCTCGGCGCTTGCCGGGCGCAGTACGCGTCTGTTTCAGGATCGCTTGAATCATGCCTCTCTGCTGGATGCCGCGCGTATTAGTGGTTCACGTCTGATCCGTTATCGGCATGGGGATATGGCTGATCTGGATAAGCGTATGCAGGATGCCGATGCGGAAGATGCCTGTGTATTAAGCGATGGGGTGTTTAGTATGGATGGTGATCTGGCACCGCTGCCGGAGATGGTACGGATTGCGGCGGCTCATCAAGCGGATGTGATGGTGGATGATGCCCATGCTATCGGTGTGTTGGGCGCAACGGGTGCGGGTACGCTGGAACATTATGGCCTGGATGATAAACAGGTACCGATATTGATGGCAACGCTGGGTAAAGCCTTTGGTGTGGCGGGTGCCTTTGTTGCGGGGAGTGAGGCACTGATTGAGACCTTGATCCAGCAGGCACGAAGCTATATCTATACCACGGCGATGCCAGCGGCGATGGCTGAGGCGACGCGTGTCAGTCTACGCAAGGTGCAGCAGGATCAGTGGCGGCGTGAACAATTAGCCGAGTTGGTGGCTTATTTTCGTCAGGGTGCCGCACAACGGGGTTTGTCGTTAATGACCAGCATGACACCGATTCAACCCCTGCTGTTGGGCAGCTCGGAGCGTGCCCTGGCATGGAGTGATGCCTTGCTGGATCAAGGTATCCTGGTGCCAGCTATTCGACCACCAACAGTAGCCGAGGGGCAGGCGCGTCTGCGGCTGACCTTTTCTGCGAGCCATCAGATGACACAGGTTGAGCGGTTACTGGATGCACTGGAAAAAATATCGCTCGCTGAAGGCGCAGCTTGA
- the bioH gene encoding pimeloyl-ACP methyl ester esterase BioH, whose protein sequence is MALNVRVKGSGPDLFLIHGWAMSAMVWEDLVEGLAVNFQVSCVDLPGHGESDLTGDFLLDEIIDELLAVAPEKATWVGWSLGGMLAMEAALQQPQRLESLILIASSACFVSDEAWHCAMSPEVLAGFAESLKVDHQQTLRRFFSLVARDAEQPAPILRRLRVLMKQVPEEQALVGGLELLRTMDLRGRIAALGLAVRLIAGARDKLVPVEAMQALVAELDDVELNIIDGAGHAPFLSHPRQVVESIEGWLL, encoded by the coding sequence ATGGCGCTGAATGTTCGAGTCAAGGGCAGTGGACCGGATCTGTTTTTGATTCATGGTTGGGCAATGTCGGCTATGGTCTGGGAGGATTTGGTTGAAGGCCTGGCGGTAAACTTTCAGGTGAGCTGTGTCGATTTGCCGGGACATGGTGAGAGTGATCTGACAGGTGATTTTTTACTGGATGAGATTATTGATGAATTGCTGGCAGTGGCACCGGAGAAGGCGACCTGGGTTGGCTGGTCTCTGGGCGGGATGCTGGCAATGGAAGCCGCCTTGCAACAACCACAACGGTTGGAATCTCTGATCCTGATTGCCAGCAGTGCTTGTTTTGTTAGTGATGAAGCGTGGCACTGTGCGATGTCGCCTGAGGTGTTGGCGGGGTTTGCTGAATCATTAAAGGTTGATCACCAACAGACCTTGCGCCGTTTCTTCTCACTGGTGGCACGGGATGCTGAACAGCCTGCACCGATATTGCGCCGGTTAAGGGTGTTGATGAAACAAGTGCCGGAAGAACAGGCTCTGGTGGGTGGGCTTGAGCTATTGAGGACGATGGATCTGCGTGGCAGAATTGCTGCGTTGGGATTAGCGGTGCGGCTTATTGCTGGTGCGCGAGACAAACTGGTACCGGTCGAGGCAATGCAGGCACTGGTAGCTGAATTGGATGATGTTGAATTGAATATAATTGATGGGGCAGGACATGCGCCATTTCTGTCGCATCCTCGGCAGGTGGTGGAGAGTATTGAGGGGTGGTTGCTCTAG